GCGGCCATATCCGCCCGGCGCGTCCGGCTCGAAGCCCAGCACCGCCACCGCCGCCTCATCCAGCGCCGCGAACACCGCCTCGACGGTTTCCGGCCGGATCAGCGGCGTGTCGGCGTAAAGCACGATCACATCGCCCTCAAACCCCGCGAGCGCGGCTTGCGCTTGGCGCACCGCATGCCCGGTGCCCGAAGGCGGGTCTTGCAGCACGGTCACGGCGCCGGCGGCTGCGGCCCGGTCACGCACGGCCGGGCTGTGGGCGCCCCAGACGGTCACGATCCGCTCGGCTCCGGCGGCGCGCGCCAGATCCAGGCTCCAGTCCAGCATGGCGCGTCCGGCGACCGCGTGCAGCGGTTTGGCCAGAGCCGATTTCATGCGGGTGCCCTGTCCGGCGGCGAGTATCACGGCGGCGCGCGCTCGGTGTGTCATCACGTCTCCTGTCCCGGGTCTGGGCGCCAGATCGGCGGCGCGCCGCCTGTGAGCCGCCCTATAGCGCACCTGCGCGCGCTGTGCGACCACATCGCCGGGGTGATGTGCCTTGGGACCTGATTTATGTCCCCGTCCGGCCGGCTCATGTGCCCGTCACGGGCTTTGAGGACCCGCAAATTGCGGGGATAGTCTGGGCGCATAAAGGGGGGATAGCCATGAATCGCCATCCATCGCTATCCGGCGCCCGAATCGCCTTCGACCTTGACGGCACGCTGGTGGATACCGCGCCGGACCTGGTGCGCGCCCTCAACGCCGCCATCGCGCCGGCGGGCCTCGACCCTGTCCCCCTGTCAGACGTGCGCGCCATGGTGGGCCGCGGCGCGCGCGCCCTCATCGAACGCGCCTTCGCCAATGCCGGCCGCGCCGCGCCGCCCGAAGACGAATTGTCTGGCGCGCTTGAGCTTTTCCTGTCGGTGTATCGCGAGGGGATCGCCGATCTGTCGCGGCCTTTCCCCGGCGTCGAGGCGGCGCTGGATGAGCTGGCCGATGCGGGCGCCCGCCTGTCTGTCTGCACCAACAAGCCGGGCTGGCTGGCGGTCC
The window above is part of the Hyphomonadaceae bacterium ML37 genome. Proteins encoded here:
- the gph gene encoding phosphoglycolate phosphatase (PGP is an essential enzyme in the glycolate salvage pathway in higher organisms (photorespiration in plants). Phosphoglycolate results from the oxidase activity of RubisCO in the Calvin cycle when concentrations of carbon dioxide are low relative to oxygen. This enzyme is a member of the Haloacid Dehalogenase (HAD) superfamily of aspartate-nucleophile hydrolase enzymes (PF00702).); translation: MNRHPSLSGARIAFDLDGTLVDTAPDLVRALNAAIAPAGLDPVPLSDVRAMVGRGARALIERAFANAGRAAPPEDELSGALELFLSVYREGIADLSRPFPGVEAALDELADAGARLSVCTNKPGWLAVPLLQALDLADRFERIVGAEDSPAKKPDPAHVLMALGGAPVEAGDILVGDSRVDFEAARAAGAGIILFENGYDEKPVRTLGADRLFNSYKDLPALTAGLITQRQALRRS